ATCCATCTGTACTTCACTTTCATTTACCCTTGATTTGTAGCTTTGAAGACACCATCTACTGGAATATTGGAGCTAAAGTTAAAATTAGGATCTTTGTTGAACTCTGGATCTGGTGTTTTACCGACACAttgtttctttgaagaaaaagccatctgcatttctgcaagaaaaagacaacaatgAAAACACTATGGTCTACAACAGATCACCAAAATATGCAGTGCTAGTGGATCATAAGCCTTCAGTTTGAGGAGATCACAGTTATATCTGACTAGAGTAGATACTTTAAGGTAGCAACAACTAAGGGCAATCTTCAAATTCCTCCCAGGATAAAAGGTCCAGAATAAGCTGCAAGTATCTCCTGGTAAACACTCTCAGAATGTAGTTATCAGACTAGTGCTAATGAAATGAAGTTTGAAAATGATAACGCAGGCACAATAATAAACGACATCTCAACATCAAGTAGTCAGCAAGCCACAGCATTCCAAGCAAAGTTGTTCAGTACTTGAAGTAAAACATACACAGCCCACTTGAAAGTTCTCAGAACTTTACATTTCTCTTCATTAGAAGTAGACACACTCCTTAAAATAACTAGAGAGAACTAGCTTTCTCTGTAAAGTTTATAACTTTAAACCACAGCTATTTGAGTATATAAAGCCTTGTTAACACAGGGGATTTTTgaagttggttttattttatcttttttctttttgcaatttAAGTCTCTTTAAGTGAGATGGgacagtttgggttggaagggaccttaaagaccatctaattccaaccccctgtcATGGCAGGGTCACCTCCCACAGACCAGGTTGCCCGaagccccgtccagcctggctttgaacacctccggggcacccacagcctccctgggcagcccgctAGAGACCAGCTCCcacattttaacttttaaagcCAGGTTCCTCACACAGCAGCAAACCGCTACAAGCACTAACAGCACCACCCCCCGCACGCTTAACAAAACGGGACCTGACCACCCACAAAACTCCCTTGACCGAAACCCACGGCCGCACCGCAGCTCCCTCCCAGGccttcccccagcaccctgggctCCCCCCGGGGCCTGGACTCACCCGCAGGGCTCCGGTTCCGCTCCGGTTCCGCTCCGCTCCCTTATGGCCCGCCCGCACCCTCAGCAGCCGTTTGAACAGGAGCGGGCGCCCAACGGTCGGGCGGCGCCGCGCATGCGCACAAGCGCAGCGCGCATGGCAGCGGGGAAGGGCTCTCCTCTGAGGGGAGGCGCTGTGCAAATGGCGGCCGCCCCGagggggcgggcagggctttATCTGACGCCCGATGCCTCGCGCCGCCGGGTGGAGGGTCGGGGCGCGGAGACGTGGAGGTGTTTGAGGCCCTCAGGGGGGTTTTGCTCGCTGCTGAGCCCTGGGTGTACCTCCTGTGCTTGAGGTGGCTCAAACCGTCCCAAGTGGGCTGTGTGAAGTCGTTAAATTTCTAAGTTCTTTTCGCTGTGGAAAGACCTGTGAAAACAGGGTTTTCAAAATGGGGGGATGTCCCTGCAAATGGTAACGGGAGGAGGTTTTGGTGCTGAGGGGATTGCAGTCGGCAGTGCTGCACAGCCGGGGAGCAGCTGTGGTTGCCAAAACACTGCCCCGAACACCCAGTACTTGAGAGCTATAGCGTGgaaatttaaaactgaaatatgctTTATATTTCAAGAAGGGCTTTAGCTTTAAAGGAGCACATTCCTAATCTACATTAGGTAGTCATGAAATGTGCTATGTATTTCAAGAAGGGTTTTAGCTTTAAAAGAGCATATTCCTAATCTCCATTAGGTAGTCATGGTCCGTCTCCCACAGAGTCCAGAAAACTCCTGGATGTCAAAAGGAGTGATTCtcttaaaatgtatgttttccttctgctgatgATACTGGAAAGTGTGTTAAgcacttaaagaaaattaactgcagCATTCTTGGTGAAAATGAAGCATCACACAGATTTAGAAAAGTTCGtcataagcatttattttacgTCAACGTGTAGAGggaatgttttgtcttttttttttttttcaacagacaAAGGCGAGGAAGtacctgtttttctgtttgtttctggtagagaaaaaacatgtaaaattcAAGATTCATCGGatatgcaaattttaaaaagttacatcTTTGTAGCCTTGAGTGGAAATAAGCTATGgagacaaaacacaaagcacCCAAATCACTGCAGGAACGAGGACACTTTTCTCAAAGGAGAAATCTCACACTGAAAATCTTTGGCAGTACCAGTAATTTGTCTGATAAAACAAATTGAAACCGTTCCTAAAAATAGATTTGGGCTTGATTCTACAGCCTTCTCCATGATCAATAAGAGGCTGCATCAACTGAAAGGtctgatgagatttttttatatcGGTTTTGTAGAGATCTGTGAACTTGGACTTCACATAAAGCAGTTTCTGATTtagtagaaaatgaaagactttttttttttttaacaatacaCTCCACTTGAAATCTAGATTTTCTATAGCTGCAGGTTTGGGTTTTGGCtccttattttttatattttttttacatgagcTCTCTGTCTTTGAGTATCTGGGGAGTTTCATCTCTCTCATTATGTCTCTCCTAGGCAGCTTGACAAGAAAAATCCAATCACTGTTTAGGAAATGACAAAACAGGTTTACTCGATAAGTTCTGCAGTACAGCTGTGAACACGGCATAGGACACTGGAAGGTCAAAGGACTTGTTCTCTGTCATGATTGATCTCGCACCCTCTCACTAGTATTGTGTTTGCTGGTTCTGTGAAAACACAGGTATTTGCACAGCTGATATACTATGAAATAGTCTCAGCCGAAGGAGAGGTGGGAGGAAAAAGGTGATATTTACAGTTCCAAGGAGATTTCGACTTCCCCTTTCCCTAGCagtacagttttgttttctgcaagatTTCAGCTGTTGTAACCAGAACTTTGTGCACTGGATCGCTTGATCCAAACATCAGGCATGTCTGGTTGGCTGTTCGGTAACACTACCGGGCCTTCACTCTCTAATCCAAATCGATTTTTCCATGAAGAGCTGTTTTGCTGTGATGCTGCTGGAGAGATATCAAAGACTGTCTCCCTCAGGTCCAGCCGCAGGGTATCTCTCTTCCCGTTCAAGTAACCTCTTTCTGTTTGACTGTACGAATCAGACAGCTCTAAGACATCAGGACAAGAACTGGCTGATTCAGCAAGCTTTAGGCCTTGCTCAAAATCACTAATCGATGTCTCACTGGAGATGTTGAGCATGTCAAAAGAGCTGCCAAGAGAACAAAGGCATCTGTGAATTTTGTAGATGTCAGCAGCAGGAAGATGGCTGTTGTCTGAGGTATAATCTGACTGCTGCTGGGCAGTGTCACTAGAGCACTGTGATTTATTGAGCTGCCCTTCTTCTTTCATGCCAGCTGGCTGGATATAGTCCAGCCCAGACCCATCCCAAGCTTTTGGACCGTACTTTTGACACTGACAATCTCTGCAGAGTCTCTCCCTGTGAATTTCTGCTCCTGAGCTGCTGTGCTTGTAAGGAGAGGAAGTTTGCAAGGCAGGACACTGGCACAGACCAACCTGCTGGTCTCCGAGGGTCTCCTGCAgattctgtctctctctttcaagGGAAGGGTGCATTCCTATTCTTGGGCATCTGTTATCTTCAACCTGCGTGTCTTCAGAGAGCACTGATGGCCTGTTGGACAGCTTGCTTGTAGAAGTGCTGTTGTCAAAACTGTCGCTGAGTTTTCTCGACAAAGGCTGGAGCTCGTACTGTTCGTTTGCAGTGTTGGACTCCTGGACCTTCCGCAATCGGTTTTGCTTCTCATTTCCCCCACAGGCATAGCTTCCATTTGGCCCAGAGTCATCAGAATAGTCTTTCATGTTGTGGGCACAAGGCCAAAGGATCTGCCCGCAGTTCTTCTCTGGGCCAAAGAAGCAGCACAGTGACTGGAAGAAGAAGCTGGCAAACCCACAGCTGATACACTTGATCATCATTATGAATATCCCTAACTTCCGATACGCCAGGACCGTAGCAGGCAGCATAATGACCCCAGCAGAGAAGAGGGCAGAAGCTGCCATCGCTGTGGCACAGCTCATCTGCTTCAGGGAAAAGGCCACTCGGCTCAGGCGGTCCGAATGGGGGCACAGGTGATAGGAGATGCAGTAGTTGACGGTAAAGTCAACAGAGAGACCTACTGCAGCTGAAATGAAGAGAGACTCCACTGCGTTGAGCTGCCACTCCAAGAGGACCAAAAGGCCAACAGTTACCAGCACAGTGCCCGCAATGGCAGTAACAGAGAAAATGCTGAGGAGAACATTCCAAGTagtgagcagcagcaccacaaagGAAATGGCTATGGAGAGCCCCATGACCACCATCGTTTCTGTGCTCAGACTGTGCTGGAGGTTGTATAGCTCTAGTTTACTGGTAAACCACCCATTCTGAAGCCCCACGGGGgcagttttcatttcctctgttaCCCAGAGGTTGATTTCCTCATAGAAGTGTTTGGCTTTGCTGTAATTGAAGCTATAGTGATAAATGGTTTGAAACTGCAGTACCAAGGCAGCAAGATTTCCCTCTCCGTCAAACCTGAGGCCCAGATCATACAtttctgccccttccctgccttgTTCCAGGAGCATCATTTTGATACAGTGCAGGAAGACTTCGCTTCTGTAAGGGAAAGAGAACTGGTTACAGCAAAGGTTGAAGCTGTGGTCTCGCTGGGAGCACTGCCGACTGTCCATCCACCTGATAAACTCCTCCATGAAGCACACGGTAGACTTCTGCTCTGCATCAGGGAAATAGAAAGTTTGGTTCTTCACCTTTTGGCAGAATTCAAGGAGCCACTTCTGGGCATCGGGGCTTTGGATTGTGAAGGTGGCATCAGTCACTAGGGTACCATTGCTTTTGGGGTTGAAATGGTCCCCATTATCCACAGGCAGAATGCCCCAGACTATTGTGACAGGCATATGCTGCCCTTCTCCATGCTCTAGCCTCTCAAACATGAACTGGTGGCAGTACTCAGAATCGTACCTCTCAAAGGGGTGGCTCAGCCGAAACACCTGAACAGATGACGTCTCAAGAGTCGGGAGTTTGAGTTTCGGGTTGGAACAGGAAATGTAGGCACCTCCTATTGCTAAGGCAGCAAACCAGCAAATCCAAATGTACCGAAACTTTATTACCCCGCAAGGCAGAAGCTTTTCAAATAGCAGGTTGGAGGTTTCACACAGCGTCTTCTGGAGACCCCTGAGAATGTAATGGAGGGAGAGGGTGACTCTCTTATGGCCAGTGTTTTTCCAGTAGTCTTCTGGCTTGTAAATGCAGGTTGTTGCTATGTAGCGCTCATACAGCACAGCCGAAGAAGGAAGCCAAGTCATCATGAATACCAGGTTCACCAGTACAGAGGTGCCCATGTAGACAGCAAAGCAGCGGATGGCTGTTATATTGCTGATGTAGCTGGCGTAGAAGGCAGCACCCGTCGTGAAGCAAGACGCCAGCATGAGATACGCAAAGTGGTGCATGGTTTGACTCACCCACTGAGAAAATCCAGCAGAAGGGTTCTGGCTCTTGCTGAGGTTCCAGAGGTCGAAGAAGACAAAGGTGTGGTTGGCACAAACGCTGCTGAGAATGATGACCGCTGTCAGGTTTACAAAAGGGAAGTAGGTGAATCTGAAGGCCACCTTGTACAAGAAGTAGGAGATCATCAAAGAACTAACAACAGCGAGCAGGACCATCAAAGTAATAAAGACTGAGcgtaaataaaaagaaatgcttagaAAAATAGCTAATATTGCCAGAACTGGATACTTGGTATCCAGTAAAAGATAGTGCTGGAATAGTTTCTGTTTAAGGCCCAGGTCCATTCCAGTGATAGATGTATAGTTATCAAACAGATCCCAGGATTCAAGATTGTCTAAATAGATCCCCATCATAGATGCACCTTTCCTTGTAGGCAAAAACAGCAGGCTGTATTTGAGGGATGGCACTTGGTACTCCATTGTCTGGGGACTAAGAAAGTCTCTGTCAACCAAGAAGTGAAGAAGCTGGTAAATAGCATTGAAGCGGGTACATTTTTCTGGGACTTTGGCACACTGAGAGTGTTTCTGTCTCACAGTCTCAGGACCTATGCAAGATGGAGTGAGGATGCCTTTGTGGTAGTCTGGAGCACAGGCACGAAGGAGGGCCAGGGTGTGGGAGATGTCCCCTTGGGTTATCTCCAAACAAGAGGACCTGTTGTACAGGACAGCGATGTAGTTTCCCAGAGACCAGCTTGGGCAGCATTCATTGGCTTCAGTACGTTGGCAGAGGTCTCTAAAATGAACATGTGAACGTATCTGAAAAACAGCCGAGGGAGCATCGTGTCAGATCCTCTGCACACTTCATCTTGCAGCCCTATGGGGTTCTTTGCTTCTTGCAGTAATCATCCCCTCCCGTCCTGTCATACAAGCCATGACTTGCCATCCTCCCAGTGACAAACTGCCCATGCTAAAGATATTGAAACACACTGGCCTTTTGTCAAAAAATGAAACCCTGTtcactatttatattttataaccTCTGATTTGAAAATGTGGATCCTTCTCCACTCTGTTAGTGACAGCAGTGCCCTTCATTTTACAGTTTGCAAGGCTAGAACAGAGAGGGGATACAccttttactattttattttattttatttatttatttttttttaatttttattttatgccttATATTATTACTAGACTTGCCAGTACCATCACTGGCTGTTAGTGGcctgacagctgctgcaggcacagcactgcagtgagGGTGTTGTTGGCAATATCACTGGCAGCGCAGGCTGAGAGTGCAATATTCAGTGAGGTGGGTGGGTTTGGGAGCCTGCACTCACCTATGTGCTGGGGGGTGACTTAAAACCTGACTTGGCTGTGGCTCCTTGAGCTGTGTACCTGGCAGGGTGCAGTGTGAACacgctgcctcctgccagcgGGACGTCAGGCTCTTGCAGCAGAGGTTTCCTGGGTCTGGTCACTTAGAGTTATTACAGATCCTACAGCAAACACAGCTAATCCAATTAAACCTCCCACTTGCAAAGCATGCTGTGTCAGTCTCCACGACAATAGCTCCATTTTGGTAATTAGGTTCTGCTGCTCAAAATTCACAGCAGCTTCTGATGGACATCGTTGGCTTCTGGACCAAGTTCTTGTTCAGGGTCTGATTATTCTTGTTCAATGGCAGCGGCTACCTTGCTACAGACCAGCTGATAGGTGAAATCATTCTCGTTTTGCTAAGTCAGTAAAATGCTTTGGAGTCCTCTAGACTGAAGCCTGTTCTGTAGCTTacattatttttgctatttcctTTCAGCTAGATATTAAAGATGGGAAAGTCAGGAAAGAGACAGCATGTATGTATGTTCTGTGTGTCATTACTAACCTTGTCTTGTTCGATTTGACACATGGACTGAATAGCTTGCAAGTTCCATAAGCTCCCAGCAGTCGTGGACATAAATACCAGCTGGGAATAGctcttttctgaaaggaaaaaaaaaaaaaaggaaggaaaaaaatagaaagtattAGGTAATGATGATGAATTAGCCAAGCTGGCTGGAGTAGACTCTGtgtgcataaaaaaaaaaaaatcttgctgtcTATAAGACTGCTATGGAGGGCTCCCTGGAGGGAACCAGGTCACAAATAGCTTGTAGTGAGTGGTAGCATCTGCCCTGTGCCGTCCGACCTCTGGTCTCCACCcatctggcagcagcaggagagcagggggagagCATTTGCAAAATCCACTCTCCATGCTGTCAGCGTGCTTCCAGTGAGTGTTGTCACCTGGTTCTGCAGCCCCCTGTTGCAAAGCAAGGAGCTGAAGTTCAGCCAAAAACTCCCAAGGACCTGAGGGTTTGGTGTTTGCCTGGTTTCAGAGGTGGAGTAGAGGCAGGGGAGGGAGTCAGAATACCTGCATGCTGCTCCTCTTTCCTCTACTTTTTAGCATCCATCTGGGGACAAATTTTGTGTGTCTTggagttttctctctcttgttgtttttttttttcttttttcccctttttttacTGTCACATgtttttcaagaagaaaagaaggaatagGGATGGACTAGaaacagagagggaggggggaacatgcattttttttcatagtattCACTTTTGATACAGGTAAACGGTGAAAATGTTAGTCTTTTTATTTGAACCCTTAAAGTATATTTCTAAAGGGTAAAAACAAATATGGCAAAAAATCAGACAGAGAAACAACCCCAGAATTTCGGAACGAGCCTTTTCTAACCATTTGATTACGAAGGGCTGAAAGATCACTATCCCAGAGGTGGCTTAGCCTTCGCAGAGTGGTATTGTACGCACTGCTTTCTCAGAGTGCTTTCACAACATTTCCCAGTGTCCTAAACTATTTTGACAGTTCTGAGCTCTGAGTGCCTGACACTTACTACCCCATCAAGACTTCACTCACCCGGGGGACCGCAAAAGAAACCATCCGCTCCGTAGATTTGTTCCACCATTCTCCGTGTCCTGGCTTCTTGTCCTCCCTGATCAGCCTTTTGTCCTCTGCTAATGCCAATGTCATCATAGCTAGCAAGAGAAGAGATTATCTATGTAAGTAGAGAGATCTTCTGGCAATGAGTTACGTTGACTGGCAAGGCTCTGGTGCCATACACCACGCTGCTGCAGCAATAACAGTCACTGTAGTCTTAAAAGACAGCATTGCTTTGATGAGAGCTTTTTGATATTGCGCACACTGTGCCCTCTGTAGAAATCTGTGTGAGGCTACGTGAGAACTTGCATCCCCTTGTGCAGACATGCTGAGTCCCACTGCATTCTCTTAAAGGTAAACAGTGAAGTGAATGCATGGAGAGTTTAGAGCCTAACTCCTGGATTCCAGAGTAGGGAGTCCAGGTGCATTGCAGAGAAAGACTGCAAGGCACTTCCCAGTTATTTGGTTGCTTCTGAGCATAGGATATAGGATGTAGTTCACGTAAATATCTTGGAACAGTGAGTCATTAACTTTATAGCCAACATTTTCCTCTAAGCCCCCAAACCAAACTCAAATACCTTTTCTTCTCGGCATATGGTGAAAGGGAGAAGGTCTTTTTGTAGCCTGTATGGCTCTCTACATTCCTCCACACGACGAGCTTTCTGCCAATGTCTGTATCTCGTGGCTCAAAACCCTGCAGCCAAGAAATGTTTTGTCATCAGCTTGCTTTCTAGTTTAGCTTAGTTTTCCTTAATGCTTCTCCTAGACACAGAAACTATACGAGATTATTACTGCATCTTGGAGAGATACAGAAATCAAATTTTCCCTGGAAATATGACATCCCTTACATACCAGAAGCTGGTGAGGACATACCACCAGAGCAGCATGCTGGGCCACAGGGAAGGAAACTTAACGCTGAATACCAACAGAAATGCTTCAACAGTGAGAGCTATTAATCAGTGAAGCAGTGAGATAGCAAGAAATGAAAGCCTTTCACTAACGTCCTTTAAAGATACAACAGGCCAAGTGGTGGCACATGCACTGGACACAGTTGCGGCTGGACAAAAGAGTGGGTGAAGTCACCGTTTCTCTTTTGGTGACTGTGGTATCAAGAAACAGCAAGTATTGTGCATTACTCTCAAATATTACGTCCATCCGGAAGGAATCTTGCTTTGGTTGCACATTGTGAAGACGAGGGGAAAGGACAGCAGACCACTGAAAAgcactgccatttttttctagtggCTTTAGTGTCCTCCTTGATTTGCTGTCCTGCCTCtatctgcagagaaggaaggaagcacaGACTTATTTTATATGGCAGAAAGACTGTATCACTGGTTGGCCTGTGGACATTCCTTACGTTCATATTGACATTTTGTCTGTAAGGACTTACCATTAGGGGTTCAGAAAAATCAGGCAAATTTCCAACAAGCAGGCCAGCTAAAGTGCAAACTACAACCGTCACTGAACACAGCACCAGGACGGCTATGGGCCAGTCCGCGATCATCTGAGAGTAACTGgaatcaacagaagaaaaaatgcagctgttaaGGCACTTCTGCTTCGAGCATGAAACCTGCTGTTGAACCAGCACAGTGTTAGTGAAAGGAAGTAAAAGAGTTAGGGCTTTCTGGTTTGAGCACTTATTTATTGAAGAGCTGCGAGGCTCTAGTACAGCTATTAATATTATACCTCCAACTGGATGTTTGCAGGCAATTCTAATTAACTTGGGTAATTACATTTTGCCTCCctacattttcctgctttttcaaTCAGAAACAATAAAACCCAGACTGTTCTGTCCTAAGGCAAAACGAAGCTTTAAATGTTTAACTTAAAACATTGCATTTAGAAAgagctttttagcttttttttttttttttcctccccattgTACAATCTAAGCTAGTAGCTGCTTTACCATTTGGCCTGCAGATCTTCAGCCTGTGGACCCTGAGAAGTCATAGAATATTCTGAAGGCTCTTCTAAAGATAACTGTCTTAAGCAAGTCTGTTGTCATTGCTCTACATTCACTCACTGTATGGGGGCCTGCCTTACTGCTGGGAATTATGTAGGCATCTGCAAAATTCGAAAGGGATGGAAACCACCGATCTGATGTGCAACTGCTGTTAGGATTGTCAGCAGCAGCCACGGAGTGGACAAGTGGCTTCTGGATCTGCAGGATGAGCGAATCTGTTAAAATATTGGAATGGGTTCCTTCTCTGGCTTGGCAGGTTTCTAAGTTTTTAAGATGTATTTGgatgtatttctgaaatataagaAAACCTTTGTTCACAAATAGTTGACAAATATTTGGGCTTCATGGGTAAGTGAAATATTCATGAAACTTTGAGGAGCTGTGCCAGTGTTTAGCAGCCTTGAGGATCCTGCTTGCCTGgtcttttgcttctctttcctccaaCTTCACTGAGTCAAATAATGCAGCTTTCTTCTCCTAATTATAAATCATCTTAAACCCTTCAAACAGCTTTTTGCATGACTTCAGGTCAggtctggtttggttttgttttcaatttaagGCTCCGTTatcaaatttgttttcatagatGAAGTCTACActatgaaaatgaacaaaaattgCCCTTTCCACATTAGATTACATAATATCTGGAGGCTGTTTTGGGTTAATTCCATGACcaattaacaaataaaaataaaaataaactgcagtatCTGATGCCAGTCCCAAACCttccagagaaaaacagtttacaaaaatcagcttttaaacagaagtcaaaagcaatcaaagtattttaattttgagaaacatattaaaaatcCTCTGTATTTTGGAAAGGGTGAACTTACTCAATTTTTTTAAGGATGTCAGAAGAGTTCCAGgcatgttttcatgtttattcAGTTTAGGCATTCCAGCTGAAGCTGTTGTTTAGCAATGTTACATTCCACAACAGTACTGTACGCCCACATGCAAAATCCAAGTTCTTTACGAGGAAGGAATTTCTGTTGCCTATTTTCATGCCCTAAACGAGAGTTTCCTAATACTGTAAAGAAACTCAATAAAGATAAAAACTGCTATAAAGCAAATACAATGGAAAACGTTCCTTTCACATTTAATTCTGAACATTAGGGGATCTTTATACTTTAATAATCAAATTTGCAATGtttatgtaatttcttttgtattaaaGGTGAGCTTCATGCTGATAGGATCTCTTTATATGTTCACTTAActtgaaagcagaaaactggAGATAAAATAATTGTGGTACTTagcttttctattaaaatgctattttcccaAGCATGGCTAGACTAGCTGTACTTCTTCTCACTGTCAGGGAGCATCCTATACTTTTGCACAAGGATTGCCTCTTCCTAAACCTAACCTCCTTGGAATATTTTACATCTCTTAACTTAATTGCAGATTTTCTGGTATCTAACTGTATGAAAAACTAGGAATCGTTGCACGTAGTCTGGGTACAGAGGTCTCTTCCACTGTAGCCTGTGAGAAAATGCAGGACTCCACTGTTATTGCTGTTGCTGCCCTCCTGATTCCCCGTCTGGTAGGCCAAGCTGGATTAATCCAATAAAtgtgactatatatatatataaagctgtCGTATGGACTAGAGCCAGGCACCTGCCCTGAGAACGGCTATCAGGACTGCGTTGCTATTCATTAGCGCAGGTTAAATTGATCTCGCAAGCAAATTGAGATTTTTCCAAGCAGATGGGAAGCACGGGGCAGGGATCGCTGACCTTGCCTCTGAAGCAGGGCCTGGTGGGGACGTCACCAGCAATAATGCTCCGCGTTTCCTAACAGCGGGGTAGGAGAGCGGTGATAATAGGGCAGAAGGACAGCAAGCTTTTGATATTAAACATACCTTTTTGGCATCCTGAAAGCTTTGTCGTGTctgcagatggaaaagaaaaaaaagaaggcgTCATGgtcattcattattttcctaCAAAGCACAGTCCTGGGCTGCTAATGAGCAAGTTAACCCATTCAGGGGCTGCAAAGCACcaagctgagctgctgctgcaagagTTGTTTGGCACAACGTGGATTAGTCTAGTGAATAGCAGAGCCTATTCCTCTCCCACTGGCATTTTAACTAAGCCATGGGAAGACAGGTATTAACTGCTCTTTTTTGCTCCTctaaaaaacaccacagaataTAATGGACATACACAGTAATCCCATAGAAATTGCCCCGTAACACCTATCCATGAAAATCTATCTGTTTTAAGTGCTTTCCTACCgaatttttaaattgcttcttGACAAGAGCATAACTCTTT
This Cygnus atratus isolate AKBS03 ecotype Queensland, Australia chromosome 5, CAtr_DNAZoo_HiC_assembly, whole genome shotgun sequence DNA region includes the following protein-coding sequences:
- the DISP2 gene encoding protein dispatched homolog 2, giving the protein MEAAPGSASPRRGEQRPQGTRGGRGLASPREKRNAGPCQTCLAMPEIANTEPSYSGTSWERICPVHHCPVPASPRLGGDHLPSSSRTLGPAPTQSNGQVPSSSQDSQQHHLYYPCNQQEPRGSYGLPQLPGHGERSVLCSHLSSGDPMPAPHRQVSETPWKQWSPGQRPSRPVQHHVVTVRHDKAFRMPKSYSQMIADWPIAVLVLCSVTVVVCTLAGLLVGNLPDFSEPLMGFEPRDTDIGRKLVVWRNVESHTGYKKTFSLSPYAEKKSYDDIGISRGQKADQGGQEARTRRMVEQIYGADGFFCGPPEKSYSQLVFMSTTAGSLWNLQAIQSMCQIEQDKIRSHVHFRDLCQRTEANECCPSWSLGNYIAVLYNRSSCLEITQGDISHTLALLRACAPDYHKGILTPSCIGPETVRQKHSQCAKVPEKCTRFNAIYQLLHFLVDRDFLSPQTMEYQVPSLKYSLLFLPTRKGASMMGIYLDNLESWDLFDNYTSITGMDLGLKQKLFQHYLLLDTKYPVLAILAIFLSISFYLRSVFITLMVLLAVVSSLMISYFLYKVAFRFTYFPFVNLTAVIILSSVCANHTFVFFDLWNLSKSQNPSAGFSQWVSQTMHHFAYLMLASCFTTGAAFYASYISNITAIRCFAVYMGTSVLVNLVFMMTWLPSSAVLYERYIATTCIYKPEDYWKNTGHKRVTLSLHYILRGLQKTLCETSNLLFEKLLPCGVIKFRYIWICWFAALAIGGAYISCSNPKLKLPTLETSSVQVFRLSHPFERYDSEYCHQFMFERLEHGEGQHMPVTIVWGILPVDNGDHFNPKSNGTLVTDATFTIQSPDAQKWLLEFCQKVKNQTFYFPDAEQKSTVCFMEEFIRWMDSRQCSQRDHSFNLCCNQFSFPYRSEVFLHCIKMMLLEQGREGAEMYDLGLRFDGEGNLAALVLQFQTIYHYSFNYSKAKHFYEEINLWVTEEMKTAPVGLQNGWFTSKLELYNLQHSLSTETMVVMGLSIAISFVVLLLTTWNVLLSIFSVTAIAGTVLVTVGLLVLLEWQLNAVESLFISAAVGLSVDFTVNYCISYHLCPHSDRLSRVAFSLKQMSCATAMAASALFSAGVIMLPATVLAYRKLGIFIMMIKCISCGFASFFFQSLCCFFGPEKNCGQILWPCAHNMKDYSDDSGPNGSYACGGNEKQNRLRKVQESNTANEQYELQPLSRKLSDSFDNSTSTSKLSNRPSVLSEDTQVEDNRCPRIGMHPSLERERQNLQETLGDQQVGLCQCPALQTSSPYKHSSSGAEIHRERLCRDCQCQKYGPKAWDGSGLDYIQPAGMKEEGQLNKSQCSSDTAQQQSDYTSDNSHLPAADIYKIHRCLCSLGSSFDMLNISSETSISDFEQGLKLAESASSCPDVLELSDSYSQTERGYLNGKRDTLRLDLRETVFDISPAASQQNSSSWKNRFGLESEGPVVLPNSQPDMPDVWIKRSSAQSSGYNS